In the genome of Synergistaceae bacterium, one region contains:
- a CDS encoding response regulator: MGNSDEGAEGLKNEDLKDEGLKNEGLKNAGEAEGDLKSFYARLLLEACTDVILVLDGQMRVVLATDTLARQLGISDRGEMVDRPFQELFARKFPPAWTEKTLANARRVYATTQPARCNDTLSFSEDCVLKFQTTLSPALDKNGKCLGVVVAMHDVTELFAAVEQAEQAARVKGTFLAKMSHELRTPMNAIKGMSDLLLLMPLDEVQKGYVRNILGATDSLLNIVDDILDFSKISADKLEIVTAPYDAGSMISDVANMIHLKTTEKGLDFVADIDPSVPAMIMGDAVRVKQILLNLLDNAVKFTSEGCVSLVIEVRKREGRNFDLVCRVEDTGIGIREEDIPRLFEPFLKTEQQGTGSTGGSGLGLVICRRLLELMNGTISVSSVQEKGSVFAFEIPQQSVGSDVLALVEDPDKKRVLCLMDHPRYGEAFANMLRRLFVPFVMCENEAEFAKAMRSDFTHVLYRHADGALIMDRYAPWRFGARVIAIKNMKFAARQRTAPGAEVLFEPVLAFALARALNKTEVEVEASAGSSAEDSSENFRVKDANILIVDDNNVNLLVAQELLRYYGIDADVAESGAEALARLKEKPFDLVFMDHMMPEMDGIEATRIIKEEIGTEYAKNVPIIALTANALVGNDEMFKNKGFQDFLSKPIDIIKLDEVIDRWVRDRKLEKELAGRLVPPPQPPSPGRLDGAAIAGVDIAAGLAHFSGSEDIYLEILGSYAKNTPELAEKANRAAGVDIKEYGILTHGIKSSSRSIGALEVGDLAEKLEKAAKDGDDLYIANSHPEFMVKLHMLLDGLEEFLDGAGSGKEKLPSPDEETLAALWEAAREYDVDAADEAMGELEKFDYEEGGDLVAWLRGQVDTTSFEEIAERLGGLLEKSLAAQSA; encoded by the coding sequence GATCTCCGATCGGGGAGAGATGGTGGATCGGCCCTTTCAGGAACTGTTCGCCCGGAAATTTCCCCCTGCCTGGACGGAAAAAACCCTGGCCAATGCAAGGCGGGTGTACGCAACCACTCAGCCTGCCCGCTGCAACGACACGCTGTCTTTCTCTGAGGACTGCGTTTTGAAGTTTCAGACAACTCTTTCTCCCGCTCTGGACAAAAATGGAAAGTGCCTGGGGGTTGTCGTCGCCATGCACGACGTCACCGAACTGTTTGCCGCGGTGGAGCAGGCGGAGCAGGCCGCCCGGGTGAAGGGGACCTTTCTGGCGAAGATGAGCCATGAGCTGCGGACGCCCATGAACGCCATAAAAGGGATGAGCGATCTTCTTCTTCTCATGCCGCTGGACGAGGTTCAGAAGGGGTACGTCCGCAACATTCTCGGGGCGACGGATTCGCTCCTGAACATCGTGGACGACATTCTGGACTTTTCGAAGATCAGCGCGGACAAACTGGAGATTGTGACGGCTCCCTATGACGCCGGATCGATGATTTCCGACGTGGCGAACATGATCCATCTGAAGACCACGGAAAAGGGACTGGACTTCGTGGCGGACATCGATCCCTCCGTTCCCGCCATGATTATGGGGGATGCGGTGCGCGTCAAGCAGATCCTGCTCAATTTGCTGGACAACGCGGTGAAATTTACCTCCGAGGGATGCGTGAGCCTTGTCATCGAAGTCCGAAAACGCGAAGGCCGGAACTTCGACCTGGTGTGTCGGGTGGAGGATACCGGCATCGGCATCAGAGAGGAGGATATTCCCCGACTTTTCGAGCCCTTCCTCAAGACGGAACAGCAGGGAACCGGAAGCACGGGGGGCAGCGGGCTGGGGCTGGTCATCTGCCGGCGTCTGCTGGAGCTGATGAACGGAACCATCAGCGTGTCCAGCGTTCAGGAGAAGGGGAGCGTCTTTGCCTTCGAGATCCCTCAGCAGTCGGTGGGGTCCGACGTTCTTGCCCTGGTGGAAGATCCCGACAAAAAACGGGTGCTGTGCCTTATGGACCACCCCCGTTACGGAGAGGCCTTCGCGAACATGCTGCGCCGTTTGTTCGTTCCCTTCGTGATGTGCGAAAACGAGGCGGAATTCGCGAAGGCGATGCGTTCCGATTTCACCCACGTCCTTTACCGCCACGCGGACGGGGCCCTGATCATGGATCGTTACGCGCCCTGGCGCTTCGGGGCCCGGGTCATCGCGATCAAAAATATGAAGTTCGCCGCCCGGCAGAGAACGGCGCCGGGAGCCGAGGTTCTTTTCGAGCCCGTTCTGGCCTTTGCTCTGGCCCGGGCTCTGAACAAAACGGAGGTGGAGGTCGAGGCCTCCGCAGGCAGCTCCGCAGAGGACTCTTCCGAAAACTTCAGGGTCAAAGACGCCAATATTTTGATTGTGGACGACAACAACGTCAATTTGCTGGTGGCTCAGGAGCTTCTGCGCTATTACGGAATCGACGCGGATGTGGCCGAAAGCGGGGCGGAAGCTCTGGCCCGTCTGAAGGAAAAGCCCTTCGACCTGGTGTTTATGGACCACATGATGCCCGAAATGGACGGAATAGAGGCGACCCGCATCATAAAGGAAGAAATAGGCACCGAATACGCGAAGAACGTTCCGATTATCGCCCTGACCGCAAACGCCCTGGTGGGCAACGACGAGATGTTTAAGAACAAGGGCTTCCAGGATTTTCTTTCCAAGCCTATCGACATCATAAAGCTTGACGAAGTAATCGACCGCTGGGTGCGGGACCGCAAGCTGGAAAAAGAGCTCGCCGGCAGACTTGTCCCGCCTCCGCAGCCGCCGTCTCCAGGCCGCCTCGACGGCGCCGCCATTGCCGGCGTGGACATAGCCGCGGGGCTTGCGCATTTCAGCGGCAGTGAAGACATCTATCTGGAAATTCTCGGCTCTTACGCGAAAAACACGCCGGAGCTTGCCGAAAAAGCAAACCGCGCCGCCGGGGTAGACATAAAGGAATACGGCATCCTTACCCACGGTATCAAGAGTTCCAGCCGCAGCATCGGCGCGCTTGAGGTGGGAGATCTGGCCGAAAAGCTCGAAAAGGCGGCGAAGGACGGCGACGACCTTTACATCGCCAATTCACACCCCGAATTCATGGTAAAGCTCCACATGCTGTTGGACGGCCTGGAGGAATTCCTTGACGGCGCGGGAAGCGGCAAGGAAAAACTCCCGTCGCCGGACGAAGAAACCCTCGCCGCCCTGTGGGAAGCGGCAAGGGAATACGATGTGGACGCCGCCGACGAGGCTATGGGAGAACTGGAAAAATTCGATTACGAGGAAGGCGGCGACCTTGTCGCCTGGCTGCGCGGCCAGGTGGACACGACGTCCTTCGAGGAAATTGCCGAAAGGCTCGGCGGGCTTCTGGAAAAGAGCCTTGCCGCACAAAGCGCGTAA